From the genome of Myxococcota bacterium:
GAGCACCAGCACGCGCGCGCCGGCCTTGGCCAGCGCGAAGGCGATGCCTGCGCCGCCCAGGCCTCCGCCCACGCAGATCGCGTCCCAGGCCAAGTCTAGGAGGCTCCGCGGAGCGCGGGCAGCACCTCGCGCTCGAGCAGCGTGCGCGAGCGCTGGGCCTCGGTCCGGTTGGCGTCGAACGAGGCGCTCGTGAGCACGAGCTTGCTGAGGCCGGTGCCGGCCAGCTCGCGCAGGCGCGCGACGCAGCTCTGTGTCGGGCCCACGACGGCAAAGCGCTCCAGGAAGTCGGCGTCGAGCGCAGCCGCATGCCGCGCGCGCCCCAGCGTGTGGTTCGGCCGGTCGTAGCGCGCGTGGATGCCCTCGAAGACCGCGCGGTCCTCGGGCGCCACGCCTTCGGCCGAGCTGCCGCGCATGCCCGAGAAGTGCGCGAAGGTGCCGACCCCGCCACGCACGAGCTCGCGCGCCACGGCCACGTCGGGGTGCGGCGCCACGTTGACGTAGGCCCCGAACTCGAGTGAGTCGGCGTCGAGCCCGGCGGCGCGGCGCGCCGCGCGCGCCTTCTCGATACCCCAGCGCAGCCGCTCCGGGCTCGCGCCCAGCGCAAAGGTGATCCGGTCGGCGATGCGCGCCGCCACTTCGATCACGCGCGGACCGGTGGCCGCCACGTCGATCGGCACGCGCGGCACACCGGCCGCGTCGAGCCAGCGCAGCCGGCTCTCGTAGCCGGCCACGTCGACCGCGCCGCCGCGCAGATAGGCCGCGAGGTCGCCGAGGAAGCGCTCGAACTGCGGCAGCGGCGCGGGCTCGAGGCCGATCTGGAACAGCGCCGAGTCACCGCGCCCGATGCCGAGCGTGGCGCGCCCGCCCGAGAGTGCCTGGATCGAGGCGATCGCCGAGGCCGCGGCCGCGGCGTGGCGCGTGACCGGATTGGTGACTCCCGTCGCGAGCCCGAGCTTGCGCGTGGCCTGCGCCGCCAGCGCGAGCCCCGTGAACACATCGCCGGTCAGGTTCTGCGAGTCCGTGAACGCGATGCCGTCCCAGCCGGCCGCTTCGGCGCGCGCCGCGAGCTCGCCGGCCTGCTTGGGCAGCGGCACCGAAATCGTCCAGATCTCGAGTGACTTGCCCGCCATGCCGCCTTTCTCAGTGCCCGCGGGCGGCGTGCGCCGCCTCCCAGTTCTTGCCGTCGAAGGACGTGAGCTCGAAGCGCCGCCAGGCATCGCCGTCGAGACAGCGGATGTTCACGTCGACCTTGTCCGGGTCCGAGCGCGGCGTGTAGAAGGGATGGATCCCGCACACGCGGCAGAAGCGGTGCTTCGCGACGCCGGTGTTGAAGGTGTACGTGTGGAGCAGCTCGCCGCCCTTCAGCAGCCGGAAGCGCTCGACCGGCACGATCAG
Proteins encoded in this window:
- a CDS encoding LLM class flavin-dependent oxidoreductase, translated to MAGKSLEIWTISVPLPKQAGELAARAEAAGWDGIAFTDSQNLTGDVFTGLALAAQATRKLGLATGVTNPVTRHAAAAASAIASIQALSGGRATLGIGRGDSALFQIGLEPAPLPQFERFLGDLAAYLRGGAVDVAGYESRLRWLDAAGVPRVPIDVAATGPRVIEVAARIADRITFALGASPERLRWGIEKARAARRAAGLDADSLEFGAYVNVAPHPDVAVARELVRGGVGTFAHFSGMRGSSAEGVAPEDRAVFEGIHARYDRPNHTLGRARHAAALDADFLERFAVVGPTQSCVARLRELAGTGLSKLVLTSASFDANRTEAQRSRTLLEREVLPALRGAS
- a CDS encoding GFA family protein, with the protein product METLEGGCHCGGVRFRVEVQDFAGSECNCSMCTMKGILHLIVPVERFRLLKGGELLHTYTFNTGVAKHRFCRVCGIHPFYTPRSDPDKVDVNIRCLDGDAWRRFELTSFDGKNWEAAHAARGH